A genomic window from Sceloporus undulatus isolate JIND9_A2432 ecotype Alabama chromosome 9, SceUnd_v1.1, whole genome shotgun sequence includes:
- the RCOR2 gene encoding LOW QUALITY PROTEIN: REST corepressor 2 (The sequence of the model RefSeq protein was modified relative to this genomic sequence to represent the inferred CDS: inserted 2 bases in 1 codon), giving the protein MPSVMEKSGILSRSRSKSTSNGTHQTSEDDSSEEEHSHDSMIRVGADYQAVIPECKPESPARYSNKELKGMLVWSPNHCVSDAKLDKYIAMAKEKHGYNIEQALGMLLWHKHDVEKSLADLANFTPFPDEWTVEDKVLFEQAFSFHGKSFARIQQMLPDKLIPSLVKYYYSWKKTRSRTSVMDRQARKLLTKKEKDDSNDELEEGRQTSEGEFDAMDPKKEPTYQKPLTSKPGPVKKEVQLSQYRHHPLRARRRPPKGMYLSQEDIAGLSASPDMAALTLRHLDSQLVSLKRQVQSIKQINSSMKQVLEGGIDKLRPPETNIKFNSRWTTDEQLLAVQAIRKYGKDFQAIAEVISNKTVAQVKTFFVSYRRRFNLEEVLQEWEAEQEGGRXQPRYRGGSPPQDHKSPNASSPVSSEEEDEVQITSVSCSSQQQQPPPPPPPPPLPLPASPRPPAAALSQPPPLLRPTLPTAPTLHRQPPPLQQGRFLLQPRLSLNQPPPPLIRPATSRQATRGGQQPPSLLGGSAEAPPPPPPPPPPPSTSSL; this is encoded by the exons ATGCCTTCCGTAATGGAAAAGTCAGGGATCCTGTCCAGAAGCAGGTCCAAGTCCACCAGCAATGGGACCCATCAGACCTCAGAAGATGACAGCAGTGAAGAGGAACACTCCCATG ACAGCATGATCCGTGTGGGAGCGGATTATCAAGCTGTGATCCCAGAGTGCAAACCAG AGAGCCCGGCTCGCTACAGCAACAAGGAGCTGAAAGGGATGCTCGTATGGTCACCAAATCACTGTGTCTCTGATGCCAAAC TGGACAAATACATTGCTATGGCCAAGGAGAAGCACGGCTATAACATAGAGCAG GCTCTAGGGATGCTGCTATGGCACAAACACGACGTGGAGAAGTCCCTGGCTGACTTGGCCAACTTCACCCCGTTCCCTGACGAATGGACGGTGGAGGACAAGGTCCTGTTTGAGCAAGCCTTTAGCTTCCATGGCAAGAGCTTTGCTCGGATCCAGCAGATG CTCCCCGATAAACTGATCCCAAGCTTGGTGAAGTATTACTACTCCTGGAAGAAAACCCGGAGCAGGACAAGCGTGATGGATAGGCAAGCCCGCAAGCTGCTTACCAAGAAAGAAAAGGACGACAG TAATGATGAACTGGAGGAAGGACGGCAGACTAGTGAAGGGGAATTTGATGCCATGGATCCCAAGAAGGAG CCTACTTACCAGAAGCCACTGACCAGCAAACCGGGACCCGTGAAGAAGGAAGTACAATTGTCACAGTATCGACACCACCCACTGCGTGCCCGCCGGCGACCCCCCAAAGGCATGTACCTAAGCCAAGAAGACATTGCTGGGCTATCCGCCAGCCCCGACATGGCTGCCCTCACCTTGCGTCACTTGGACTCTCAGCTGGTTTCCCTTAAGCGCCAG GTACAGAGCATCAAGCAGATCAACAGCAGCATGAAACAGGTGCTAGAAGGTGGGATAGACAAACTGAGGCCACCTGAG ACCAACATAAAGTTTAACTCACGCTGGACCACAGATGAGCAGCTGCTAGCTGTGCAAG CCATCCGAAAGTACGGGAAAGACTTCCAGGCCATTGCGGAGGTGATCAGCAACAAAACCGTGGCCCAGGTGAAGACTTTCTTTGTCAGCTACCGGCGTCGTTTCAACCTGGAAGAGGTGCTGCAGGAATGGGAGGctgagcaggagggagggag ccaacCCCGCTACAGGGGGGGCTCCCCTCCCCAGGACCACAAGAGCCCCAATGCTTCTTCGCCAGTGAGCAGCGAGGAAGAAGATGAG GTGCAGATCACCTCAGTCTCCTGTTCCTCCCAGCAACAGCagcccccaccacccccaccgcCCCCTCCGCTGCCCCTCCCAGCATCCCCTCGGCCCCCCGCGGCTGCACTCTCCCAGCCCCCTCCCCTGCTGAGGCCTACCCTCCCAACGGCCCCCACGCTGCACCGCCAGCCCCCACCCCTGCAGCAAGGGCGCTTCCTGCTCCAGCCCAGACTGTCGCTCAACCAGCCGCCACCCCCCCTCATTCGGCCAGCCACCTCACGACAGGCGACACGCGGAGGCCAGCAGCCCCCATCGCTCCTGGGTGGGTCGGCagaagcaccaccaccaccaccaccaccacctcctccgcCATCCACCAGCTCCCTCTGA